Within Ptiloglossa arizonensis isolate GNS036 chromosome 8, iyPtiAriz1_principal, whole genome shotgun sequence, the genomic segment ACGttcgttgacgaatccgaaacatcgaTGTCCATATCCAGAGAATCGTTATAAACATTCACCAATCTGCAATcaacacgatcgaaacgaaacgaatgactatacTCCGGATGTGAGTTACTTGTAAGATGACTTACCTGAAGATGAGTCTAAGCAACTCCTCGGTCTTGCAGTCAACAATCTCGGTAATCAGGTTGCGAGTGAACCTGGCGAGAACGTTCAACTTTCGCTTCAATTCCGTCAGAAAATGGCGCATCTTGTACCTGTATATCGAATGAGCGCTAAGGGTAACCGAGCTGACCGATTTGTACTCCTCCACCACTTCCTCCAGATCGTTTGCGACACTTTGGTACACCTAACACCGTGATACAAACAAACACCAGTAAATAGCGATAGTTCAAACTATCTTTCCTTTAAATTTTCTATAGGTATGTAGTGCATCAAACGTGCGCGTGAAATATCAtaacgaaattcgaaatacgAACAAAACCAAAAATGTTTGAAGTATAGTATGCGTGCGATGAGATTGCGTCTAGAGGTATGGCAGGTCCTATTCGTTCTAGAGCGATCTCTCCAGACGCGTACACGACAGATATACGCACGTACTTTTCGCACCTAAGAAAATGATTCCAGACTGATTAGAACCCACTATGACTACAAATGTAATCTTCTCGCGCACGTACTGTAGGCTATGTGAAGGTAAATGGCCTATCTTTGAAGCAGACAAGAGAAATGtttccatataatgtataaattgAATTCTATACAGATATACTGTATGCATCCATTTACGTGGTTCAAATTAGAAATACAAAATGCCACGAAAGTTTGATATTTCTCACATTGCGCGCTATCATTTtgttatttcgaatttttctacgAATAATTGTTTGTTTTATCTCGACATGGTGGAATATCTCACGAGCAACTGATGATATCGCaaaaatattcttacaaatGTTTAATATGGAGGaggttggaaaaattattttcatgccAAACGATCTTTTTCAGAACATATTTTTGATATCATTGGTCCTTCGTGAAATATTCCACCGTATCGAGATAAAACAGGCACCCTggtcaattaaaaatattttccaatcgttTGTTCGAACCAATAGAACGGGTGCCCAATAAACACAGATTACGTTCTAGGCTATAACCTTTTTCATATTAAACTTCCTTTTCGTGTGAAAATTTGCAAACCTTCTTCAAAGTGGAACGAATACATTGGCAAAATTATAgattcaaatattttctttgacaaacaaagaaacactAGAATTATGTATTATCGTTTACAGGCGAATACCTCCCAAATTGTCACTGTTAAACGGACATTTATTAAACAGTGTCAGAAATAGTGCAAGTTtacataaaaaaattttacttccGTGTCTGCAGGGAAAGtcattacaaatattttgagAATACACTAAATACATTTATCGagtaattgataaaaaaaaacctaCGATAACTTTCCGATTTGACTGATAACTGAAAGAAAAGCCCTTTGTCCCCAAAACAAACTAATtgtaatattcgagtattcgagtattcacgGATCCAAGCCGCTTGATAATGAGAAACTAAACCAGGCCGGCAACATGGCCATGGGAAGTTAGTTTCGCACCTCCAGATTAGAAGCCTGTGTGTCTGTAATGTCCTGGATGATTAAGGCTATGCATTCCACAAGGTTGCCCATTCTCTTGTTAAGCGTCGAGGACTCGGCGAACCATTTCTCCAGAATACCACCAGAAAGCGGCAACCACTTGCTGATGTTTGCTCTGTAATTAGTATCCATGTAGCTTCCGGTCTCGATCGAAGTTGAACTTCACTTGACCATCTTTTATTGTTTGACCTTCCGTTGAATTGTCCATCTGATGCCTTTAATTCTTCTCCGTGATAGAGACATCTTCGTCCAGGCTCTCGAGAAACAAGATCAATTTTTCTTAACAATTTATTGCTTCAAACAGTAGATATCTTATACAGCATAACAAGTTCAACGTGTTCTTTGAACGACGATCAGCGATTTCATACGATGTTGACAATGGTAGGTATATCAGAACTTCGATTATTCATTTGAGTGGTGTTGCCACGGAAACGCCTGATCCATGGCAATCTTTTGTGTTCCTGTGTAATATAAACTCATACCACAGACACTCCTATTGTTTCCCTATGTATCATCTGTAGCACAATTTACGACTCGATCGTATCGACAAGATATAATCAATTATGAattggaaatataaataaaataaataaataaataaatttaatcgataTGATTTCATTCAAAAATCGAAGTACAGTAAAGAAGTGTTTCTACTTCTAAAATTAGGTAATTTTGTGTAACATGGTGAATTTTAACTTATAGTATTTTTTCTCCAAAAGGTTATTAGTATGCAGCCAcgtaataaattttagaaataaagGTTTCATGCACTGTTTTGTGAGATTAAATACCAATAGTCATAactgaaaaataattgtatatttgCTATAATTAAGTAACGTGCTTAAAAGATTATACaataaacattgaaaaaatgggtaaatatttatttcaataacaaagaaacatttttctatatttattcttcttgagtaaaattttccatatttatAGGTAACTCAAACAGTCTAAAAACACAGAAAAAAATTCTATATGTAAATAAGATTTCAACAATTAAGCCACCTCCGCCGATTTTATcacaaaatgaatttttcaaaatatggtTCTCATGGAAAAAAGATTTCCAATTTATACAATTACAGAATAAAAACTGTTCCGACAAGAACAGATGgggaaatattttattgaatctGATGGGCCCAGTTGGACAAGATATTTATAGTACATTTTCGTTTAATTCTACAAATGAAAGAGAggatataaatatattacttaACAACTTTGATATGTACTGTACTTTTGCCACAAAAAGAAGACAATCTTGTGAAAATACTTACAGATATATAAATAGCTTAAAGGTAAACATAAGAAACTTGATGTTTTATTGTATCAAATATTTATCTGATCACATTTTTCAGTCCATGACTGTGGAAAGAGATGTTGAAGATGCAGAAGAATTGATCAAATTAAAAATCTCAAGTGAAATTGATAAATCCCAATTTACCCAAGCTGCCAAAACTCTATTACCAACATTcacatttttatcgaattttaacaAGTTAACA encodes:
- the LOC143150233 gene encoding uncharacterized protein LOC143150233, whose product is MGNSNSLKTQKKILYVNKISTIKPPPPILSQNEFFKIWFSWKKDFQFIQLQNKNCSDKNRWGNILLNLMGPVGQDIYSTFSFNSTNEREDINILLNNFDMYCTFATKRRQSCENTYRYINSLKSMTVERDVEDAEELIKLKISSEIDKSQFTQAAKTLLPTFTFLSNFNKLTLKEIAFIWSFYESNFVNNCKRCGYLHDSNICPALGKQCSKCNEWNHFKKRCPLLFTTKCNNCGGAHFKKQCPAFNEICTKCKNVNHFSWACRRFQVLCCDFCGLTHSRNRSVCLASNAICTNCKSKGHFASKCKKSNFSKH